Proteins co-encoded in one Halorussus lipolyticus genomic window:
- a CDS encoding alpha/beta hydrolase: MTEPLRTDLDPEAVAVVADIRSAGVPEWSALSVESARRVEDEAFSGDDPPAVGFVRDVAIPGPEQEIPLRVYRNEGLGDADSAPVLVYYHGGGWVLGTLDSIDGVCRRLARRGDCVVVSVDYRLAPEHPFPSAVDDAFTALRWVADNAEDFGGDPNRLAVGGTSAGGNLAAVTAIRARNAAESRQTARLGGLGDDAPEIARQVLCYPITDHAFDTDSYAENADGPLLTEDDMRWFWDHYLRSEVDGANPYASPLRARDLAGLPPATVVTCGHDPLRDEGVAYAERLAESGVAVRHDHHPDQPHGFLSMSESISAADRVFDELGEELQHL, translated from the coding sequence ATGACCGAACCGCTTCGCACCGACCTCGACCCGGAGGCTGTCGCCGTCGTCGCCGACATCCGGTCGGCGGGCGTCCCCGAGTGGTCGGCCCTCTCCGTCGAATCCGCCCGGCGCGTCGAGGACGAAGCCTTCTCCGGCGACGACCCGCCTGCGGTGGGTTTCGTCCGCGACGTGGCGATTCCCGGCCCGGAACAGGAGATTCCGCTCCGCGTTTACAGGAACGAAGGCCTCGGAGACGCCGACTCCGCGCCGGTCCTCGTCTACTACCACGGCGGCGGGTGGGTGCTGGGCACGCTGGACTCCATCGACGGCGTGTGCCGCAGACTCGCCCGCCGAGGAGACTGCGTGGTCGTCTCGGTGGACTACCGCCTCGCGCCCGAACACCCCTTCCCGTCCGCGGTGGACGACGCGTTCACCGCGCTCCGGTGGGTCGCCGACAACGCCGAGGACTTCGGCGGCGACCCGAATCGCCTCGCCGTCGGCGGGACCAGCGCGGGCGGCAACCTCGCGGCGGTGACCGCGATTCGAGCGCGCAACGCCGCTGAGTCCCGCCAGACGGCGCGCTTGGGCGGCCTCGGCGACGACGCGCCCGAAATCGCCAGACAGGTCCTCTGCTACCCCATCACCGACCACGCTTTCGACACCGACTCCTACGCCGAGAACGCCGATGGGCCGCTCCTGACCGAGGACGACATGCGGTGGTTCTGGGACCACTACCTCCGGAGCGAGGTCGATGGCGCGAATCCCTACGCCTCGCCGCTCCGAGCGCGGGACCTCGCCGGCCTCCCGCCCGCGACGGTCGTGACCTGCGGGCACGACCCCCTCCGCGACGAGGGCGTGGCCTACGCCGAGCGACTGGCCGAGAGCGGCGTCGCGGTCCGCCACGACCACCACCCCGACCAGCCACACGGCTTTCTGAGCATGAGCGAGTCGATTTCGGCGGCGGACAGGGTGTTTGACGAACTCGGCGAGGAGTTACAACACCTCTGA
- a CDS encoding DUF6544 family protein, with the protein MRVTTALKGLGAVAAVGLGAVAVGRSRFDRASDELVGELLSEADARPDRVVGGERRIVTDTDRTVTDDDLTDLPDPVRDYLDNAIRDGRSYVRAGRLEQRGEFRLGGPESAWKPLSATQQVTVRPPGFVWDATIDVAPFVPVRVVDAYVGGEGVLRAALLGAFPVADADPSRELDEGELVRYLVEAVWFPTALVPGEGVEWEARDDDSARAVLEHDGTRVSAVFHFNDRNEVERVVAERPRETDDGEFERATWTGHLWNYRERDGLLVPTEGEVEWNLPDGNLPYWRATITDAEYWPTE; encoded by the coding sequence ATGCGCGTCACAACCGCTCTGAAGGGTCTCGGTGCTGTCGCCGCGGTCGGCCTCGGTGCTGTCGCTGTCGGTCGCAGTCGGTTCGACCGGGCGAGCGACGAGTTGGTGGGGGAACTCCTCTCGGAGGCCGACGCCCGGCCGGACCGCGTGGTCGGGGGCGAGCGTCGAATCGTCACCGACACGGACCGGACCGTCACGGACGACGACCTGACCGACCTGCCCGACCCGGTTCGGGACTACCTCGACAACGCGATTCGGGACGGTCGCTCCTACGTCCGGGCGGGTCGCCTCGAACAGCGCGGCGAGTTCCGCCTCGGCGGCCCGGAATCGGCGTGGAAGCCCCTCAGCGCGACCCAACAGGTCACCGTCCGCCCGCCGGGGTTCGTCTGGGACGCGACCATCGATGTGGCCCCGTTCGTCCCGGTCCGAGTCGTGGACGCCTACGTCGGTGGTGAGGGAGTGCTTCGGGCCGCGCTCCTCGGGGCGTTCCCGGTCGCCGACGCAGACCCGAGTCGGGAACTGGACGAGGGCGAACTCGTCCGGTATCTGGTCGAGGCCGTCTGGTTCCCGACCGCGCTGGTTCCCGGCGAGGGCGTCGAGTGGGAGGCCCGAGACGACGACTCCGCTCGGGCGGTCCTCGAACACGACGGCACGCGGGTCTCGGCGGTGTTCCACTTCAACGACCGCAACGAGGTCGAGCGCGTCGTCGCCGAGCGACCGCGCGAGACCGACGACGGCGAATTCGAGCGCGCGACGTGGACCGGCCATCTGTGGAACTATCGTGAGAGAGACGGCCTGCTCGTCCCGACCGAGGGCGAAGTCGAGTGGAACCTACCCGACGGAAATCTGCCCTACTGGCGCGCGACGATTACCGACGCGGAATACTGGCCCACGGAGTAG
- the kynU gene encoding kynureninase, producing MNADESGRDRDFELGADFATRRDESDPLGHLADRFYDPADEWYMDGNSLGLLSEDAEEALDRAVTEWKEQAIRGWTDADPPWFYYGEQLGDRLAPLVGADESEVVVANSTTVNIHTLIATFYDRVRERDAERTNIVVNELDFPTDHYAIRAQLRQRGVDPDEALTVVESRDGRTIETEDVISAMDDDTALVFLPSVLYRSGQLLDIERITDEAHERGILAGFDLAHSVGVVPHDLSAVGVDFAVWCSYKYLNAGPGAIAGLYVNEDHFDARPALAGWWGHDKDTQFEMNPTYTSADDAGAYQIGTIPILSSAPLAGSLEIFEETSIEAVREKSLALTDYLSFLADERLPDCEVGTPRNPERRGGHVAIEHPEAYRVSEALKERGVVVDFRPPNVVRICPSPLYTSYEDVWAVAEQLKQVIENDEYEQFETRGGGVT from the coding sequence ATGAACGCCGACGAGTCCGGACGCGACCGGGACTTCGAACTCGGGGCCGACTTCGCCACCCGACGAGACGAATCCGACCCCCTCGGTCACCTCGCCGACCGGTTCTACGACCCCGCCGACGAGTGGTACATGGACGGCAATTCGCTCGGCCTCCTCTCGGAGGACGCCGAGGAGGCCCTCGACCGGGCCGTCACCGAGTGGAAAGAGCAGGCCATCCGCGGGTGGACCGACGCCGACCCGCCGTGGTTCTACTACGGCGAGCAGTTGGGCGACCGATTGGCTCCGCTGGTCGGTGCCGACGAGTCCGAGGTAGTCGTCGCCAACTCCACCACCGTCAACATCCACACGCTCATCGCCACCTTCTACGACCGCGTTCGAGAGCGGGACGCCGAGCGCACGAACATCGTCGTGAACGAACTCGACTTCCCGACCGACCACTACGCCATCCGCGCCCAGTTGCGCCAGCGCGGCGTGGACCCTGACGAGGCCCTCACGGTGGTCGAGAGCAGAGACGGCCGGACCATCGAGACCGAAGACGTCATCTCAGCGATGGACGACGACACCGCGCTGGTCTTCCTGCCCTCGGTCCTCTACCGGAGCGGGCAGTTGCTCGACATCGAGCGAATCACCGACGAGGCCCACGAACGCGGGATTCTGGCGGGCTTCGACCTCGCGCACTCGGTCGGCGTCGTCCCCCACGACCTCTCGGCGGTCGGCGTCGATTTCGCGGTCTGGTGTAGCTACAAGTACCTCAACGCCGGGCCGGGAGCCATCGCGGGCCTCTACGTCAACGAGGACCACTTCGACGCCAGACCGGCTCTCGCTGGCTGGTGGGGCCACGACAAGGACACCCAGTTCGAGATGAACCCGACGTACACGTCGGCCGACGACGCCGGGGCCTACCAAATCGGGACGATTCCGATTCTGTCGTCTGCGCCGCTGGCGGGGTCGCTCGAAATCTTCGAGGAGACCTCTATCGAAGCGGTCCGCGAGAAGTCTCTCGCGCTCACCGACTACCTGTCGTTCCTCGCCGACGAGCGACTGCCCGACTGTGAGGTCGGCACGCCCCGAAATCCCGAGCGCCGAGGCGGTCACGTCGCAATCGAACACCCCGAGGCCTACCGGGTCAGCGAGGCCCTCAAGGAGCGCGGTGTGGTCGTGGACTTCCGGCCGCCGAATGTGGTCCGAATCTGTCCCTCGCCGCTCTACACGAGTTACGAGGACGTGTGGGCGGTCGCCGAGCAGTTGAAGCAGGTCATCGAGAACGACGAGTACGAGCAGTTCGAGACCCGCGGCGGTGGCGTCACGTAG
- a CDS encoding magnesium transporter — protein sequence MQTEWSVRAITRATLPVLLALTVVEIGSGLVLGSFEATLLTYPSLLTLVPVTIGTAGNLGSVLAARLSTAFHLGTLSFDPTDDQLAGNAAATIALALTIFPVVGAGAWLLSLVLGSARLPLLTVVSVALASGAALAVVAIAVTLVATYTAYRFELDPDDVVIPVVTNACDVLGIVVLFLVVQVLV from the coding sequence ATGCAGACCGAGTGGAGCGTCCGAGCGATTACGCGGGCCACCCTGCCGGTCCTGCTGGCGCTCACGGTGGTCGAAATCGGGAGCGGCCTCGTGCTGGGGTCGTTCGAGGCCACCCTGCTGACCTACCCCTCCCTCCTGACGCTGGTGCCCGTGACCATCGGAACCGCCGGGAATTTGGGGAGCGTGCTGGCCGCCCGATTATCGACTGCCTTCCATCTCGGGACGCTCTCGTTCGACCCGACCGACGACCAACTCGCGGGCAACGCGGCGGCCACGATTGCGCTGGCGCTCACGATTTTCCCAGTCGTGGGGGCCGGGGCGTGGCTCCTCTCGCTGGTCCTCGGAAGCGCCCGACTGCCTCTGCTCACGGTCGTCTCGGTGGCGCTGGCCAGCGGCGCGGCCCTCGCTGTGGTCGCCATCGCGGTGACGCTGGTAGCGACCTACACAGCGTACCGGTTCGAGTTGGACCCCGACGACGTGGTGATTCCGGTCGTGACCAACGCCTGCGACGTGCTGGGCATCGTGGTGCTGTTTCTGGTCGTGCAGGTGCTGGTGTGA
- a CDS encoding magnesium transporter gives MSVREVAAQAYREALPALATSVVGGLFAGVVLGGMRAELRAVPGLLVLVPALLATRGNVYGSLGARLSTGLHQGLVEPAFDSAFDSALNLDDRVTAAVAAALGNGILASLFASVVAFLVLQLLGEPVAPLATLLAIALVAGLLSGVALTVAVVSVVFAGFRRGYNPDTLVGPLVTTTGDVFGISFLLLAVRFVLALGGA, from the coding sequence ATGTCCGTCCGCGAAGTCGCCGCGCAGGCGTATCGAGAGGCCCTCCCCGCGCTGGCCACGAGCGTCGTCGGCGGCCTGTTCGCCGGGGTCGTCCTCGGCGGGATGCGCGCCGAACTGCGGGCCGTACCGGGCCTGCTGGTGCTGGTGCCGGCCCTGCTGGCGACTCGCGGGAACGTCTACGGGTCGCTCGGCGCGCGTCTCTCGACCGGTCTCCATCAGGGGTTGGTCGAACCGGCGTTCGACTCCGCGTTCGATTCCGCGCTCAACCTCGACGACCGGGTGACCGCGGCGGTGGCCGCCGCGCTCGGAAACGGGATTCTGGCCAGTCTGTTCGCCTCGGTCGTGGCGTTTCTCGTCCTGCAACTCCTCGGCGAACCGGTCGCGCCGCTGGCGACCCTGCTGGCAATCGCGCTGGTGGCGGGCCTGCTGTCGGGAGTCGCGCTGACTGTCGCCGTCGTCTCGGTCGTGTTCGCCGGGTTCCGGCGGGGCTACAACCCGGACACGCTGGTCGGCCCGCTGGTGACGACGACCGGCGACGTGTTCGGCATCTCGTTTCTCCTGCTCGCGGTCCGGTTCGTCTTGGCACTGGGAGGAGCGTAG
- a CDS encoding signal recognition particle protein Srp54 encodes MVLDDLGSSLRDSLGKLSGQTRVTEEDIEEIVKEIQRSLLQADVEVSLVMDLSDSIKERALEEEPPGGTSARDHVLSIVYEEMVDLVGESTDIPLENQTILLAGLQGSGKTTTSAKMAWWFSKKGLRPAIVQTDTFRPGAYDQAKEMAGRAEVDFYGDPDEEDPVKIARDGLEATSDADVHIVDTAGRHALEDDLIDEIEDIEREVNPDRNLLVLDAAIGQGAKDQARQFDDSIGIEGVIVTKLDGTAKGGGALTAVNETDSSIAFLGSGETIQDIERFEPSGFISRLLGMGDLKQLTERVERAMQETQDEEEDWDPEDMLKGEFTLKDMRRQMQAMNNMGPLDQVMDMIPGMGGGLMDELPDDAMDVTQDRMRSFEVIMDSMTEAELENPRAIGANQVERIARGSGKSEERVQELLEQHKMMSQTLKQFQGMGQGNMERMMKKMQGGGGGGGGGGGMGGLGPFGD; translated from the coding sequence ATGGTACTCGACGACCTCGGAAGCTCTCTCCGTGACTCTCTCGGAAAGCTCAGCGGGCAGACCCGCGTGACCGAGGAGGACATCGAAGAAATCGTCAAGGAGATTCAGCGGTCGCTCCTGCAGGCCGACGTCGAAGTCAGCCTCGTGATGGACCTTTCCGACTCCATCAAGGAGCGCGCGCTGGAGGAGGAACCGCCCGGCGGCACCTCGGCGCGCGACCACGTGCTGAGCATCGTCTACGAGGAGATGGTGGACCTCGTGGGCGAGAGTACGGACATCCCGCTGGAGAACCAGACCATCCTGCTGGCCGGCTTGCAGGGGTCCGGGAAGACCACCACGTCAGCGAAGATGGCGTGGTGGTTCTCGAAGAAGGGGCTTCGCCCCGCAATCGTCCAGACCGACACCTTCCGGCCCGGTGCCTACGACCAAGCCAAGGAGATGGCCGGGCGCGCCGAGGTCGATTTCTACGGCGACCCCGACGAGGAGGACCCCGTGAAAATCGCCCGCGACGGCCTCGAAGCGACCAGCGACGCCGACGTTCACATCGTGGACACCGCGGGTCGCCACGCGCTCGAAGACGACCTCATTGACGAAATCGAGGACATCGAGCGCGAGGTCAACCCCGACCGGAACCTGCTGGTCTTGGACGCCGCAATCGGGCAGGGCGCGAAGGACCAAGCCCGCCAGTTCGACGACTCCATCGGTATCGAGGGCGTCATCGTCACCAAACTCGACGGTACCGCGAAAGGTGGCGGGGCGCTGACCGCGGTCAACGAGACCGACTCGTCCATCGCCTTCCTCGGGTCCGGAGAGACGATTCAGGACATCGAGCGATTCGAGCCGTCGGGCTTCATCTCGCGGCTCCTCGGGATGGGCGACCTCAAGCAACTCACCGAGCGCGTCGAGCGCGCGATGCAGGAGACCCAAGACGAGGAGGAAGACTGGGACCCCGAGGACATGCTCAAGGGTGAGTTCACCCTCAAGGACATGCGTCGCCAGATGCAGGCGATGAACAACATGGGGCCGCTCGACCAAGTGATGGACATGATTCCCGGCATGGGCGGCGGTCTGATGGACGAACTCCCCGACGACGCGATGGACGTGACCCAAGACCGGATGCGGAGCTTCGAGGTCATCATGGACTCGATGACCGAGGCCGAACTCGAAAACCCCCGCGCCATCGGCGCGAATCAGGTCGAGCGCATCGCCCGCGGGAGCGGCAAGTCCGAGGAGCGCGTGCAGGAACTCCTCGAACAGCACAAGATGATGTCCCAGACGCTCAAGCAGTTCCAAGGCATGGGCCAAGGCAACATGGAGCGCATGATGAAGAAGATGCAGGGCGGTGGCGGCGGCGGCGGCGGTGGCGGCGGTATGGGCGGTCTGGGTCCGTTCGGCGACTGA
- the ftsY gene encoding signal recognition particle-docking protein FtsY produces the protein MFDSLKDKLGSFRKDVEETTEEKAEEAEAEAEAEADAGTEPAETTAESSDAPDDSESEEDDSSSSRGFAQKAKSFAKGEIVIEEQDVEDPLWELEMALLESDVEMNVANEILENIREDLVGATRSFNSETADVVEDALADSLLKVISVGQFDFDQRIAEADKPVTIIFTGVNGVGKTTTIAKLAKYFEKRGLSTVLANGDTYRAGANEQIREHADNLDKKLIAHEQGGDPAAVIYDAVEYADSHDIDVVLGDTAGRLHTDEGLMDQLEKINRVVGPDMTLFVDEAVAGQDAVQRAKQFNDAAEIDGAILTKADADSQGGAAISIAHVTGKPILFLGTGQGYDHIEQFDPENLVERLLGDEE, from the coding sequence ATGTTCGATAGCCTGAAGGACAAACTCGGGAGTTTCCGCAAAGACGTAGAGGAGACGACCGAGGAGAAGGCCGAGGAAGCCGAGGCTGAAGCAGAAGCCGAGGCCGACGCCGGGACAGAACCGGCGGAGACCACTGCCGAGTCGTCGGACGCGCCCGACGATTCGGAGTCCGAGGAGGACGATTCGTCGTCCAGCCGTGGGTTCGCGCAGAAGGCCAAGTCGTTCGCCAAGGGCGAAATCGTCATCGAGGAACAGGACGTCGAAGACCCCCTCTGGGAGTTGGAGATGGCCCTGCTGGAGAGCGACGTGGAGATGAACGTCGCCAACGAGATTCTGGAGAACATCCGGGAAGACCTCGTGGGCGCGACCCGGTCGTTCAACTCCGAGACCGCAGACGTGGTCGAGGACGCGCTCGCCGACTCGCTATTGAAGGTCATCTCGGTCGGCCAGTTCGACTTCGACCAGCGAATCGCCGAGGCGGACAAGCCCGTGACCATCATCTTCACGGGCGTCAACGGCGTCGGCAAGACGACCACCATCGCCAAGTTGGCCAAGTACTTCGAGAAGCGCGGCCTCTCGACGGTGCTGGCCAACGGCGACACCTACCGCGCTGGGGCCAACGAGCAGATTCGAGAACACGCTGACAACCTCGACAAGAAGCTCATCGCCCACGAACAGGGCGGCGACCCCGCGGCGGTCATCTACGACGCCGTGGAGTACGCCGACTCCCACGACATCGACGTGGTGCTGGGCGACACGGCCGGTCGGCTACACACCGACGAGGGTCTGATGGACCAGTTGGAGAAAATCAACCGCGTGGTCGGCCCGGACATGACGCTGTTCGTGGACGAGGCCGTGGCCGGACAGGACGCGGTTCAGCGCGCCAAGCAGTTCAACGACGCCGCCGAAATCGATGGCGCAATCTTGACGAAGGCCGACGCCGACTCGCAGGGCGGCGCGGCAATCTCCATCGCCCACGTCACCGGGAAGCCGATTCTTTTCCTCGGCACCGGGCAGGGCTACGACCACATCGAGCAGTTCGACCCGGAGAATCTGGTCGAGCGACTCCTCGGCGACGAGGAGTAG
- the pfdA gene encoding prefoldin subunit alpha, translating into MGGGGNPELQELSQQLQELEEQQEALEDEVDDLQDEKDDIGEAIDTIDALETGSTVQVPLGGGAHVRAEVQDLDEIVVELGGGYAAERDEENAVETLENKQDTLDQRISELEDEISDVEEESAELEQKAQQLQQQQMQQQMQQMQGQQEEGEDE; encoded by the coding sequence ATGGGCGGTGGCGGAAACCCCGAGCTTCAGGAGCTGTCCCAGCAACTGCAGGAACTCGAAGAACAGCAGGAAGCCCTCGAAGACGAGGTTGATGACCTCCAAGACGAGAAGGACGACATCGGCGAGGCCATCGACACCATCGACGCCCTCGAAACCGGTTCGACGGTGCAGGTCCCGCTCGGCGGCGGCGCGCACGTCCGCGCAGAGGTGCAGGACCTCGACGAAATCGTCGTGGAACTCGGCGGCGGCTACGCCGCGGAGCGCGACGAGGAGAACGCGGTCGAGACCCTCGAAAACAAGCAGGACACCCTCGACCAGCGCATCTCGGAACTCGAAGACGAGATTAGCGACGTCGAGGAGGAGAGCGCGGAACTGGAGCAGAAGGCCCAGCAACTCCAGCAACAGCAGATGCAACAGCAGATGCAACAGATGCAGGGCCAGCAGGAAGAAGGCGAGGACGAGTAA
- the rpl18a gene encoding 50S ribosomal protein L18Ae — protein sequence MSEFTVRGKFQARDGWQEFETSIDADNEDVAEERTYTNFGSYHGVKRTQIEVEEVEAQ from the coding sequence ATGAGTGAGTTTACTGTTCGCGGCAAGTTCCAAGCCCGTGACGGCTGGCAGGAGTTCGAGACGAGCATCGACGCAGACAACGAGGACGTAGCCGAGGAGCGCACCTACACCAACTTCGGTAGCTACCACGGTGTAAAGCGTACCCAGATTGAGGTCGAGGAGGTCGAAGCACAATGA
- a CDS encoding low molecular weight phosphatase family protein, whose protein sequence is MSEGTRVAFVCVQNAGRSQMATALAEREARQRGLEWLEITTGGTDPADHVHDEVVEVMAERDFDLADRTPREVTHEDLQNCDYVITMGCSAKDVCPATWSGENRDWGLDDPDGQGLDAVREIRDEIEERVADLFAELQRDHEN, encoded by the coding sequence ATGAGTGAGGGAACGCGAGTCGCGTTCGTCTGCGTCCAGAACGCCGGGCGGAGCCAGATGGCGACCGCCCTCGCGGAGCGTGAAGCCCGCCAGCGAGGACTGGAGTGGCTGGAAATCACCACCGGCGGGACCGACCCAGCGGACCACGTTCACGACGAAGTGGTCGAGGTCATGGCCGAGCGCGACTTCGACCTCGCCGACCGAACGCCCCGCGAGGTGACCCACGAGGACCTACAGAACTGCGATTACGTCATCACCATGGGGTGTTCGGCCAAGGACGTGTGCCCGGCGACGTGGTCGGGCGAGAACCGCGACTGGGGGCTGGACGACCCCGACGGGCAGGGCCTCGACGCCGTGCGCGAGATTCGAGACGAAATCGAGGAGCGCGTCGCCGACCTGTTCGCGGAGCTACAGCGCGACCACGAGAACTAA
- a CDS encoding ArsR/SmtB family transcription factor codes for MAQANDRLRRLLADELEECCEADVEARLADLRELDAATADEEVAERVRVLSALASDTRYRIVRLLAEADDDLCVCELSPLLDVSDSAISHALSELTDAGLVARRKEGKWRYYRPTGKAERVLGALGADSEEDRDKKGEGKEDRDDE; via the coding sequence ATGGCTCAAGCCAACGACCGCCTCCGGCGACTCCTCGCCGACGAACTCGAGGAGTGCTGTGAGGCCGACGTGGAAGCCCGACTCGCCGACCTGCGCGAACTCGACGCCGCGACCGCTGACGAGGAGGTCGCCGAGCGCGTCCGGGTGCTGTCCGCGCTCGCCAGCGACACCCGGTATCGAATCGTGCGACTCCTCGCAGAGGCCGACGACGACCTCTGCGTCTGCGAGTTATCGCCGCTGTTGGACGTGAGCGACAGCGCGATTAGCCACGCGCTGTCGGAGTTGACCGACGCCGGACTGGTGGCCCGCCGCAAGGAGGGCAAGTGGCGCTACTACCGACCGACTGGGAAAGCCGAGCGGGTCCTCGGGGCGCTCGGGGCGGACAGCGAGGAGGACCGAGACAAGAAAGGAGAGGGCAAGGAGGACCGGGACGATGAGTGA